A portion of the Gossypium arboreum isolate Shixiya-1 chromosome 8, ASM2569848v2, whole genome shotgun sequence genome contains these proteins:
- the LOC108466177 gene encoding uncharacterized protein LOC108466177: MPINRDPSTPPPMIGKIGPYTVFVTPPSTPTPTEPPVFQSPQKAVAPPASAPPPVRPPPQQFDKSFVASDSDGSILGFFRNAIFKVQNAHSSLDDHLARWFGLNQSKYQWALDDYYESKGLEKEGVKVKEISSKMQSV, translated from the exons ATGCCAATCAACAGAGACCCTTCTACTCCCCCGCCTATGATCGGCAAGATCGGACCCTACACTGTCTTCGTTACCCCACCTTCTACTCCTACCCCCACTGAACCTCCTGTTTTTCAGTCTCCTCAGAAGGCGGTCGCGCCTCCTGCTTCTGCTCCTCCTCCGGTCCGGCCGCCGCCTCAACAGTTTGATAAGTCTTTTGTTGCGTCCGATTCTGATGGCTCCATTCTGGGTTTTTTCAGGAATGCTATTTTTAAAGTCCAAAATG CTCATTCAAGCTTGGATGACCATTTAGCTCGCTGGTTTGGCTTAAATCAGTCCAAGTATCAGTGGGCACTGGACGATTATTATGAGAGCAAGGGATTG GAAAAGGAAGGTGTAAAAGTGAAAGAAATATCAAGCAAAATGCAAAGTGTGTAG